TCTATAATTTTATCAATATCTTTTACAATAGCTTTTATATAATTCTTATCGAGATTTTCATTACCGTCATTTTTATAATTTGGAAACAAAACATTGACTATTATAATAATATATGAGTAATTTGGTTGTCTAAACATACTTTTCATCAGCCAATATATAATCTTAATATAAAATACTTCTTCTATAAATTTTTGCGAACTCGGAATTAACATGGGGTATCCTCTACTTTGTACCTTTATTAGCCTAGGGCTTTTGAGTATTTTAGAATCATTTTCTTCATAACGAAGCAATCCCTTGTTAAACTCCTGATAATATTGATTAAACTCCGTTTCTGGGAAATAGCCAATTTTATCATTTTTCAAATTCTTCAATATAGCCTTAATAATATAATTATACTTCTTTATTTTCTCTATAGACTTTTTAGCTTTTACATAAGCAATTCTTTCCTGCTCATATTTCAATATTTCTGGAATGAACATTAACTCTTCTAAAAATAAAACTATATTTTGAGGATTAATTTTATATAGTTGTTCCCATACCTCCTTCATCAATTTGTTTTCAAATAATGGACGGTGAAAATTTATATAATCTAGATGTTTATCTCTTTTTTCAAGATTTGGATAATTAAGTATTGCAAATAAAACTTTGATTTTCTTTCTGATAGGCCTAGGTAGCCCGCATGCTAATTTATACTCTTCCATTATATTTTCTCTATTTTTTCCATATTAACAAACATAGCCTTTGTTGCTCTTTCTACTGAATCTCTTACTGGATCAATATTTAACCTCTCATACACCCTAGTAGCTTGATGGCTTCTATGCCCTAATGATTTGCCTATAATAGCTGTAGTTGCACCAGTTGCGGCTTGCCAACTACCAAGTGTTCTCCTAAGATCATGTATTCTAAGATCGTCTATTCTTGCCTTCTCTAAAACTCTTTTCCAAGCTTTTTTAGGATCTACTAAATGACCAGAAGAGCTCTTAGAAGGAAATACAAACTCACTATCTTTAAAGCCAGCGTTTAAATTATCGACTTGCCGCTGATATAATATCTCAAGCGCTTGATCTGTTAATGGTATAGTTAAAGCCTCTCCATTTTTTGTCTCGGGGATACGCCAAGTTTTAGCTTGAAAGTTAATTTCTTTCCATTTCATTGCTAATACGTTACTTTTTCTAGCTCCCGTAAGTAGAGATATCAAAATATAGTCTTTAGCTATTTCATTCTCTTCTTCGTTAAGAGCTTCAAAAAATCTAGGTAATTCATCCGCTTGTAAAAACCTATCTCGTGATTTTTCCTTAAATTTTTTTATGCCATTAGTAGGATTTTGAGCTTCCCACCCCCATTCAATGTTCTTATTATATATAGCCCGTATTCTTTCCAATAAGCGGTTGGCTTGTGTTTTACCGTTAATGTCACCGATTTTCTCATGCAATTGCTGAATTTCCTGCTTTGTAATACTTGAAGCTTTTCTCTTAAACCAGTGAATGCAAAATTTATTTACCTCTCTTTCATCATAAATCCATGATTTTTTATGCTTCTTACTATATCTTTCCATAAATTGATGAAACATTTCTCCAAAGGTAATTTCTGATTTAACTTTATGCTTTTCCTCATTAGGATTAATTCCTTGAGCAATCTGTGCACTGATATGAAAAGCTTCTTTTCTGGCATTCTCAATTGATATGTCCGGGTAAGTTCCTATAGTAACTCTAATAATGCGCCCATTCTTTTTCTTGGTTACTTTGAAGGATTTATTACCCTTATCTGTGACCATGATCTCTAATCCATTCACCTTAGAATCTTTATAATAGCTCCGTTTACCAGGCTCAGCATTTGGCAACTCATCTAAATATTTTTTAGTAAAGCTTTGAATTTTACTTTCTGCTTGGGGATACTTTGGGGATACCATAGAGATAAAATTTGATAAAAAATTATTTTACTTTATAAAGTAATAATTAGGATAAAACCTAGAGTTTGTCAAGGTATATCCTACCCCATAAAGGCCTATAAAGTAATTGGCCTTATGGCTCATAACCTGAAGGTCGTCAGTTCGAATCTGGCCCCCGCAACCAATTTTTTTCTAGGCTTTGCACCAATTTTTATATTTGACAAAAAATTTCTTGCACGCCAATTGTACCGCATTCAACTGTAATTTTTACATTTTAAAACACATTTCTGAGTTTCAATTTGACTTTAATAATAGTCAATTATAGCTTAATATACTCAACTTTTTAAAAATTGGTTATGCTTCATAGACCAATAATCATTAAAAATCTTTCACTATTTTTGGCTCATAAAGCTTGCTTTATAGATTTTAATGCGCAGATCCAATATGGTGACCGCATTGCCATTATCGGACATAATGGAAGCGGAAAATCAAGCCTGCTTAAGATAATTAATGGTGAAATTGAACCTAGTGAAGGTGAAATACATATACCTAAGAATGCTATCATAGGATATATACCTCAGATCATTGATGATTTTAGCCAATTGAGTGGTGGCCAAAGATTCAATCAATCACTTACACAAGCTTTAAGTTTGGACCCCAATATTTTGTTACCTGATGAACCAACAAATCACTTAGATTTAAAAAATCGCCGCTCATTTATAAGGTCTTTAAGAAAATTCCCCGGGACTTTAATTATCGTTTCGCATGATGTTGAGATTTTACGTACATGTGTGGATACCGTATGGCATATTGATAATGGAAGTATAAAAGTATTTTCTGGAGATTATGATGATTATATAAATAAGATTAAATTAGAGCGTGACCAAATAGGACGAGAGCTGGAGTTAATAGAGAGAGAAAAAAAAGAAGTTCATAAAGCTCTCATGAAAGAACAAGAGCGGTTTAAGAAAAGTAAACTTAAAGGAGCAAAAAGTTTTGATGGTGATAAGATATTAGCCCATAAAAAATCTAATTGTGCTCAGCAAACTGCAGGTAATAAGTATAGCAGCATTAATGATAAAAAAGAAGTTTTAACACGAAAACTCTCAGATATTAGGTTACCTGAGATGATGTTACCTAAGTTTAATATTGATTCATCAAAATTTAATAAGCATACACTAGTCAATATCACCGAAGGAAGCTGTGGATATGATAATTCAATTATAATATCAGGTATTAACTTATCCATCTCTTTAGGGGAAAGAGTTGCTATAAAAGGAGATAATGGTTCTGGCAAATCAACACTGATTAGGGCAATTATTAATCATCCAGAAGTTAGTAAGTCAGGCAATTGGGAAATGCCTAACAATGAACTAATAGGGTATTTAGATCAGCATTATAATAATATTCATCTTAATAAAACTGTTTTAGAAAATATTCATGGCTTACATCCAGCTTGGTCTCATACTGAAGTAAGGCGCCATCTAAATGATTTTCTGTTCCGTAAGAATGAAGAGGTGTCAGCTTTGGCCTCTACATTGTCTGGTGGAGAGAAAGCGAGGCTTACCCTTGCACAAATTGCAAGTTTAACACCACCGCTTCTAATTTTGGATGAAATTACCAACAACTTAGATTTAGAAACAAAAGATCATATTATTCAAGTAATACAAAATTATCCTGGAACACTAATTGTAATCTCTCATGAAGAAGATTTTTTAGACGAGATAACAATTAACACCACTTATCATATTATAGCTGGCAAATTGATTACAGCTTAAGCACTCCGTTTCTCTTTTAAATAAATTAAAGAACCTGCATTGTTTTTATTAACAATTTTTCATCAC
This window of the Rickettsiales endosymbiont of Stachyamoeba lipophora genome carries:
- a CDS encoding tyrosine-type recombinase/integrase, with product MVSPKYPQAESKIQSFTKKYLDELPNAEPGKRSYYKDSKVNGLEIMVTDKGNKSFKVTKKKNGRIIRVTIGTYPDISIENARKEAFHISAQIAQGINPNEEKHKVKSEITFGEMFHQFMERYSKKHKKSWIYDEREVNKFCIHWFKRKASSITKQEIQQLHEKIGDINGKTQANRLLERIRAIYNKNIEWGWEAQNPTNGIKKFKEKSRDRFLQADELPRFFEALNEEENEIAKDYILISLLTGARKSNVLAMKWKEINFQAKTWRIPETKNGEALTIPLTDQALEILYQRQVDNLNAGFKDSEFVFPSKSSSGHLVDPKKAWKRVLEKARIDDLRIHDLRRTLGSWQAATGATTAIIGKSLGHRSHQATRVYERLNIDPVRDSVERATKAMFVNMEKIEKI
- a CDS encoding ABC-F family ATP-binding cassette domain-containing protein encodes the protein MLHRPIIIKNLSLFLAHKACFIDFNAQIQYGDRIAIIGHNGSGKSSLLKIINGEIEPSEGEIHIPKNAIIGYIPQIIDDFSQLSGGQRFNQSLTQALSLDPNILLPDEPTNHLDLKNRRSFIRSLRKFPGTLIIVSHDVEILRTCVDTVWHIDNGSIKVFSGDYDDYINKIKLERDQIGRELELIEREKKEVHKALMKEQERFKKSKLKGAKSFDGDKILAHKKSNCAQQTAGNKYSSINDKKEVLTRKLSDIRLPEMMLPKFNIDSSKFNKHTLVNITEGSCGYDNSIIISGINLSISLGERVAIKGDNGSGKSTLIRAIINHPEVSKSGNWEMPNNELIGYLDQHYNNIHLNKTVLENIHGLHPAWSHTEVRRHLNDFLFRKNEEVSALASTLSGGEKARLTLAQIASLTPPLLILDEITNNLDLETKDHIIQVIQNYPGTLIVISHEEDFLDEITINTTYHIIAGKLITA